A stretch of the Candidatus Limnocylindria bacterium genome encodes the following:
- the rpmB gene encoding 50S ribosomal protein L28: MPRACAICGKTAAFGSAVSHSKVHTHRRFDANLHVSLVSGEKLLICTRCRRNQTKDARMAKKREKAKAR; this comes from the coding sequence ATGCCACGCGCCTGCGCGATCTGCGGGAAGACCGCGGCGTTCGGATCCGCCGTCAGTCACTCGAAGGTGCACACGCACCGTCGTTTCGACGCGAACCTTCATGTGTCGCTGGTCTCCGGCGAGAAGCTGCTGATCTGCACGCGGTGCCGTCGCAATCAGACGAAGGACGCGCGCATGGCCAAGAAGCGCGAAAAGGCGAAGGCGCGCTAG
- a CDS encoding DAK2 domain-containing protein, translating into MNVNGTVAPIATQCDGTTLLRVLEAAADRLERAVDEVNALNVYPVPDGDTGTNMVHTVHSALKHARAAEPTLAAVSAAAAHGALMGARGNSGVILSQIIRGLKDALANAPDLGTRELRATLNLARRHAHDAVTAPAPGTILTVTVAVEDAAADDSGGVAAMLRRLVQAGAEAVTRTQMENPVNKAAGVVDAGAKGLWYLLDGALAAVEDRSPTITAAATRSQAAPAHAIASEVSSWAGAYDVQFLVENPSRPIEDIRAEMTKFGADCVLVVGDESVMKVHVHTLQPDKIVAIGMTAGRLGDVVVEDLDAMTKQHEAATGIVIEPPARSPAAAVGVVAVVPGAGFATVARSLGATPLRGAASMNPSTEELLGAIREANARHVVVLPNDKNVILAAQSAAKLADVEVTVIPTRTVAQGMAALVAFDATKDAAQVADEMREVADRAHGIEVTRASRSTTVDEQDVRAGEAIALLDGRVVAHGDDEASVLVDAAKRLTDAELFTLYSGADVDPARVQHAAQRLRAACPRAEVEVIDGGQPHYPFIVAAE; encoded by the coding sequence ATGAACGTCAATGGTACTGTCGCGCCCATCGCGACGCAATGTGACGGCACCACCCTGTTACGCGTTCTCGAAGCCGCCGCCGATCGTCTCGAGCGCGCGGTCGATGAGGTGAACGCGCTGAACGTGTATCCGGTGCCTGACGGCGACACTGGAACGAACATGGTCCACACCGTCCACTCCGCACTGAAGCATGCGCGCGCCGCGGAGCCGACGCTTGCAGCGGTCAGCGCTGCCGCGGCCCACGGCGCGCTCATGGGCGCGCGTGGCAACAGCGGCGTGATCCTCTCGCAGATCATCCGCGGCTTGAAAGACGCGCTCGCGAACGCACCGGACCTCGGTACTCGCGAGCTACGCGCCACGCTCAACCTCGCGCGCCGGCACGCGCACGATGCGGTCACCGCACCTGCGCCGGGCACGATCCTGACCGTGACCGTGGCTGTCGAGGACGCGGCGGCGGATGACTCCGGTGGCGTCGCGGCCATGCTGCGACGACTGGTGCAGGCCGGCGCAGAGGCGGTGACCCGCACGCAGATGGAGAACCCGGTGAACAAGGCGGCGGGGGTCGTCGATGCCGGCGCGAAAGGCCTCTGGTACCTGTTGGATGGTGCGCTTGCCGCGGTCGAGGATCGAAGTCCGACGATCACCGCCGCGGCGACCCGCTCGCAGGCGGCGCCGGCGCACGCTATTGCCAGCGAGGTCTCCTCGTGGGCGGGCGCGTACGACGTCCAGTTCCTCGTCGAGAACCCGTCGCGGCCGATCGAAGACATCCGGGCGGAGATGACGAAGTTCGGCGCGGACTGCGTGCTCGTTGTCGGCGACGAGTCGGTGATGAAGGTCCACGTACACACGCTCCAGCCGGACAAGATCGTCGCGATCGGCATGACCGCGGGCCGGCTGGGCGATGTGGTGGTCGAGGACCTCGACGCGATGACCAAGCAGCACGAGGCGGCGACCGGGATCGTCATCGAGCCTCCGGCCCGATCGCCCGCGGCTGCGGTCGGTGTCGTCGCGGTCGTGCCTGGTGCGGGGTTCGCGACCGTCGCGCGCTCACTGGGAGCGACTCCACTCCGGGGCGCCGCCTCGATGAATCCGTCGACTGAGGAGCTACTCGGCGCGATCCGCGAGGCGAATGCGCGGCACGTCGTCGTCCTGCCGAACGACAAGAACGTCATCCTCGCGGCGCAGTCCGCGGCGAAGCTCGCCGATGTCGAGGTCACGGTGATCCCGACGCGCACCGTGGCGCAGGGGATGGCTGCGCTCGTCGCATTCGATGCGACGAAAGACGCGGCGCAGGTCGCCGACGAGATGCGTGAGGTCGCCGATCGCGCCCACGGGATCGAGGTCACGCGCGCGAGTCGCTCGACAACGGTCGATGAGCAAGATGTGCGCGCGGGTGAGGCGATAGCGCTACTCGACGGTCGCGTCGTCGCCCACGGTGACGACGAGGCGTCGGTCCTGGTCGACGCCGCGAAGCGACTTACTGATGCCGAGCTCTTCACGCTGTATTCGGGTGCCGACGTGGATCCGGCGCGCGTGCAGCACGCCGCGCAGCGACTACGCGCCGCGTGCCCTCGCGCCGAGGTCGAGGTGATCGACGGCGGCCAGCCGCATTACCCGTTCATCGTCGCGGCCGAGTGA
- a CDS encoding peptide deformylase has translation MSESLAENERDEPQPPRLRIAKGSPWRIDPGRRAKWSAPAFVAAHAVEVRQIGDPVLHAPAKKPRMHRGDLEVLAQRLFASMVAARGIGIAAPQIGVPLRVAIMDVDEAGIVAIEPKIEWVSDEADETSEGCLSVRGMYGMLERPLQARLVALDITGKKFVIEGEEFGAQCMLHETDHLNGVLYVDRLKSRDDLHPVEVDEPTREDEGERLRS, from the coding sequence ATGAGCGAGAGCCTCGCCGAGAACGAGCGGGACGAGCCGCAGCCACCGCGCCTCCGCATCGCGAAGGGATCACCGTGGCGGATCGATCCGGGCCGCCGCGCGAAATGGTCCGCCCCGGCGTTCGTCGCCGCGCACGCCGTCGAGGTGCGCCAGATCGGCGATCCGGTGCTGCACGCCCCAGCGAAGAAGCCGCGCATGCACCGCGGCGACCTCGAGGTGCTGGCGCAGCGGCTGTTCGCGTCGATGGTCGCGGCTCGCGGGATCGGCATCGCCGCGCCGCAGATCGGCGTCCCACTCCGCGTCGCGATCATGGACGTGGACGAGGCCGGGATCGTCGCGATCGAACCGAAGATCGAATGGGTGAGCGACGAGGCCGATGAAACGAGCGAAGGTTGTCTGTCGGTGCGGGGCATGTACGGAATGCTCGAGCGGCCGTTACAGGCGCGGCTCGTGGCTTTGGACATCACCGGCAAGAAGTTCGTCATCGAGGGCGAGGAGTTCGGCGCCCAGTGCATGCTCCACGAGACCGATCACCTGAACGGCGTCCTGTATGTCGACCGTCTCAAGTCGCGTGACGACCTTCACCCGGTGGAGGTAGACGAGCCGACCAGAGAGGACGAGGGAGAGCGGCTGCGGTCCTGA
- the lspA gene encoding signal peptidase II: MSPRRLALVASIAVIVFALDRITKMWVEQNIPLFEARPVVGEYVRIVHTQNSGAAFGLLPERTTLLSVLSVLAVLAIVYYYRQFANSSPLVTATLGMQLGGAFGNLLDRVTQGYVVDFVDVGIPNGFRFWAFNVADSSIVLGIIFVTLLLWQEERKTAARAA; encoded by the coding sequence ATGTCCCCTCGTCGCCTCGCGCTCGTCGCGAGCATCGCCGTCATCGTCTTCGCGCTCGATCGGATCACCAAGATGTGGGTCGAGCAGAACATCCCGCTGTTCGAGGCGCGGCCGGTCGTCGGTGAGTACGTGCGGATCGTCCACACGCAGAACAGCGGCGCCGCGTTCGGCCTCTTGCCGGAGCGCACCACGCTTCTGTCGGTCTTGTCGGTGCTGGCGGTCCTTGCGATCGTCTATTACTACCGTCAGTTCGCGAACTCATCGCCACTCGTCACGGCGACCCTCGGCATGCAGCTCGGCGGCGCGTTCGGAAACCTGCTGGACCGCGTGACGCAGGGCTATGTCGTGGACTTCGTCGACGTCGGCATCCCGAACGGCTTCCGCTTCTGGGCGTTCAACGTTGCGGATTCTTCGATCGTGCTGGGCATCATCTTCGTCACCCTGCTGCTGTGGCAGGAGGAGCGGAAGACGGCCGCGCGGGCGGCATGA
- a CDS encoding DNA-3-methyladenine glycosylase I: MEAPPRIRPKTIDDYLEQLSKSVFQAGISWRVVDAKWSTIKPAFRGFQVERVARMGDREIDALATDTRVIRSRPKISAVVHNARAILDLERDGGFRRHIRSFADYEELATDLKKRFKFVGDSGIYHFLWTVSHPVPEWHEWAKAHGISWGDKAAAPKKKAAPKKRAAPKKAARVTRPRR, translated from the coding sequence ATGGAAGCGCCTCCGCGCATCAGACCTAAGACTATCGACGACTACCTCGAGCAGCTGAGCAAGAGCGTCTTCCAGGCGGGGATCAGCTGGCGGGTCGTCGACGCGAAGTGGTCCACCATCAAGCCCGCCTTCCGGGGTTTTCAGGTCGAGCGCGTCGCGCGCATGGGCGACCGCGAGATCGACGCGCTCGCGACAGACACCCGTGTCATTCGCAGCCGACCGAAGATCTCCGCCGTGGTCCACAACGCGCGCGCGATCCTCGATCTCGAGCGCGACGGCGGGTTCCGCAGGCACATTCGTTCGTTTGCCGACTACGAGGAGCTCGCGACGGACCTCAAAAAGCGCTTCAAGTTCGTTGGCGACAGTGGCATCTACCACTTCCTCTGGACCGTCAGCCACCCCGTGCCGGAGTGGCACGAGTGGGCAAAGGCCCACGGGATCAGCTGGGGCGACAAAGCCGCCGCGCCGAAGAAGAAGGCCGCGCCGAAGAAGCGGGCCGCGCCAAAGAAGGCCGCGAGGGTCACTCGGCCGCGACGATGA
- the fmt gene encoding methionyl-tRNA formyltransferase has product MTRTVFLGTPAFAVPSLEAVDRLRDRGALELTAVVTQPDRAGDRGRLGVPEVKARALAFGVPVLQPARIDEAALREMLALRPELLVWAAYGNRIPRALLDAVRGRAVNVHASLLPRWRGAAPIAHAILAGDQETGVTLMEGTAALDEGPILAQERTPIGEAESAGDLTRRLALLGAGLLERELPRYIARDLEATPQDSSLATLAPKLTSRDGELDFARPADELARRVRALTPEPGAWTTFRGDRLVVAGATVSGGTPKEHGALEIHDGRPEVAAGAGWLRLEMVRPAGKRTMTGEDWARGLRGIVGAHLPS; this is encoded by the coding sequence GTGACGCGCACCGTGTTCCTCGGAACACCGGCCTTCGCCGTTCCGTCGCTCGAGGCGGTGGATCGCCTGCGCGATCGCGGCGCGCTCGAGCTCACGGCCGTCGTGACACAGCCTGACCGCGCCGGCGACCGTGGGCGTCTCGGTGTCCCCGAGGTGAAGGCCCGCGCGCTGGCGTTCGGCGTGCCGGTGCTGCAGCCGGCCCGCATCGATGAGGCCGCGCTGCGCGAGATGCTCGCGCTTCGTCCAGAGCTCCTGGTATGGGCGGCATACGGCAACCGGATCCCCAGGGCGCTGCTCGACGCGGTGAGAGGACGCGCGGTGAACGTGCACGCGTCGCTCCTGCCGCGCTGGCGTGGTGCCGCGCCGATCGCGCACGCGATCCTCGCGGGCGATCAGGAGACCGGCGTCACGCTCATGGAGGGAACGGCCGCACTCGACGAGGGCCCGATCCTCGCGCAGGAGCGCACGCCGATCGGCGAGGCGGAGTCGGCGGGCGACCTCACGCGACGGCTCGCCCTGCTTGGCGCCGGCCTGCTCGAGCGCGAGCTGCCGCGCTACATCGCGCGGGACCTCGAAGCCACGCCGCAGGATTCGTCGCTGGCGACGCTGGCACCGAAGCTCACGTCGCGCGACGGCGAGCTCGACTTCGCGCGGCCCGCGGACGAGCTGGCCCGCAGGGTACGCGCGCTCACGCCCGAGCCCGGGGCATGGACGACATTTCGCGGCGACCGTCTCGTCGTCGCGGGCGCGACGGTGTCCGGCGGCACGCCGAAAGAGCACGGGGCGCTCGAGATCCATGACGGGCGGCCCGAGGTCGCGGCCGGCGCGGGATGGCTGCGCCTCGAGATGGTCCGCCCCGCGGGCAAGAGGACGATGACCGGTGAGGACTGGGCGCGCGGCCTGCGCGGCATCGTCGGAGCGCACCTGCCGTCGTAG
- the fabG gene encoding 3-oxoacyl-[acyl-carrier-protein] reductase produces MSSLAGRTALVTGAARGIGRATAVRLARDGAKIAINYKGNAEAAAEAKRLVEQAGSTATLIQGDVSVDADAERVVKEALAFGGGRLDILVNNAGITRDNLLIRMSAEEWDAVLDLNLRGAFLVTKAAMRPMMKQRGGRIVNVSSVSGIAGNAGQANYSAAKAGLIGFTKTVAREMASRNITCNAVAPGFVPTDLTSSLLKQMEETILKQIPLGRFGTVEDVAGAIAFLASDEAAYITGQVIVVDGGMVT; encoded by the coding sequence GTGAGCTCGCTTGCTGGAAGGACTGCCCTCGTCACGGGCGCTGCACGCGGTATCGGACGCGCGACCGCGGTGCGACTTGCGCGCGATGGCGCGAAGATCGCGATCAACTACAAGGGCAACGCCGAGGCCGCGGCGGAGGCAAAGCGGCTGGTCGAGCAGGCAGGCTCGACAGCGACGCTGATCCAGGGCGACGTCTCCGTCGACGCCGACGCCGAACGCGTCGTCAAGGAAGCGCTGGCGTTCGGCGGTGGAAGGCTCGACATCCTCGTGAACAACGCGGGCATCACGCGCGACAACCTGTTGATCCGTATGAGCGCGGAAGAGTGGGACGCCGTTCTCGACCTGAACCTTCGCGGCGCGTTCCTCGTCACGAAGGCGGCGATGCGGCCGATGATGAAGCAGCGCGGTGGACGCATCGTGAACGTGTCATCGGTGTCGGGTATCGCTGGCAACGCGGGTCAGGCGAACTACTCGGCGGCGAAGGCCGGGCTCATCGGGTTCACGAAGACGGTCGCGCGCGAGATGGCCAGCCGCAACATCACGTGCAACGCCGTGGCCCCCGGCTTCGTGCCGACGGACCTCACGAGCTCGCTGCTGAAGCAGATGGAAGAGACGATCCTCAAGCAGATCCCCCTTGGACGGTTCGGGACGGTCGAGGATGTCGCCGGCGCCATCGCGTTCCTCGCGTCCGATGAGGCCGCGTACATCACAGGTCAGGTCATCGTCGTCGACGGAGGCATGGTCACCTAG
- the rlmN gene encoding 23S rRNA (adenine(2503)-C(2))-methyltransferase RlmN — protein sequence MKATRPAISDIDERTLVGWLRDRQEPAYRARQIRRHIARGTESSWDELTDLPKALRDLLARSFRFSAVEPETEIASADGETRKALLRLHDGHHIESVLMPHHGARNSVCFSTQAGCPMACAFCATGEMGLVRNLTVGEIVDQVRHWQRELVARGERVSHVVAMGMGEPLANFDATVAAVRVLIDPQLFGISPRRVTISTVGVVPQMDQLAALDLPMNLAVSLHAPNDTVRGAIVPLNKRWGIDEVLAASARYVAKTKRRVTFEYVLLAGVNDSDKDAMELAERIKQLGETSGYHVNLIPVNKGPGGFARPSEKRMERFAEILQEHQIAATLRISKGQDIAAGCGQLKVPEGTAEVAAV from the coding sequence GTGAAGGCGACGAGGCCCGCGATCAGCGACATCGATGAGCGAACCCTCGTCGGGTGGCTGCGCGACCGGCAGGAACCCGCCTACCGCGCGCGACAGATCCGGCGCCACATCGCGCGCGGCACGGAATCGAGCTGGGACGAGCTCACCGATCTGCCGAAGGCGCTTCGCGACCTGCTCGCGCGCTCGTTCCGGTTCAGCGCCGTCGAGCCGGAGACCGAGATCGCGAGCGCCGACGGCGAGACGCGGAAGGCGCTGCTGCGATTGCACGACGGCCATCACATCGAATCGGTGCTCATGCCGCACCACGGCGCGCGCAACTCGGTCTGCTTTTCCACACAAGCGGGCTGTCCGATGGCCTGCGCGTTCTGTGCGACGGGTGAGATGGGCCTGGTGCGCAACCTCACGGTCGGCGAGATCGTCGATCAGGTCCGGCACTGGCAGCGCGAGCTCGTCGCGCGAGGCGAACGTGTCTCGCACGTCGTCGCGATGGGAATGGGGGAGCCGCTCGCGAACTTCGACGCGACCGTCGCCGCGGTCCGGGTGCTCATCGACCCGCAGCTCTTCGGCATCAGCCCGCGCCGCGTGACGATCTCGACCGTCGGCGTGGTGCCGCAGATGGACCAGCTCGCGGCGCTCGACCTACCGATGAACCTGGCGGTCTCGCTGCACGCGCCGAACGACACGGTCCGCGGCGCCATCGTGCCGCTGAACAAGCGCTGGGGGATCGACGAGGTGCTGGCCGCGTCCGCGCGTTATGTCGCGAAGACCAAGCGCCGCGTGACGTTCGAGTACGTGCTGCTCGCCGGCGTGAACGATTCCGACAAGGACGCGATGGAGCTGGCCGAGCGTATCAAGCAGCTGGGCGAGACCTCCGGGTATCACGTCAACCTGATTCCGGTGAACAAGGGGCCGGGCGGGTTCGCGCGTCCATCGGAGAAGCGCATGGAGCGCTTCGCGGAGATCCTTCAGGAGCACCAGATCGCGGCGACGCTACGCATCAGCAAGGGACAGGACATCGCCGCGGGTTGCGGTCAACTGAAGGTGCCGGAAGGAACGGCCGAGGTCGCGGCGGTCTAG
- a CDS encoding RluA family pseudouridine synthase, with translation MTDTIALRVDAGGQRVDKFLAEHSLLSRSAIQRLARDGHVRVNGASVEPAYKLREGQELVVEVPEAEPDVLLRAEDIAIDVLYEDEDVVVVNKPAGLVVHPAHGHKTGTLVNAMLGRITSTTGRESGRPGIVHRLDKDTSGVMVVAKTDVAQLALGRQLQAKRFAKEYLALVWGDPGDSATVVEAPLLRDAEDRRRMVVRAGGRDAVTRFERIAAWGGGDRTALLHVEPVTGRTHQIRVHLAYAHFPIVGDPVYGRRGDTSGLARQFLHAWRLTVRLPHAGERTFTAPLAPDLVAHLERLGPPASRTALFVEVS, from the coding sequence ATGACCGACACGATCGCGCTGCGCGTCGACGCCGGTGGCCAGCGCGTCGACAAGTTCCTGGCGGAGCACAGCCTTCTCTCGCGCAGTGCGATACAGCGCCTCGCGCGCGACGGGCACGTGCGCGTCAACGGCGCCTCGGTCGAGCCGGCATACAAGCTGCGCGAGGGGCAGGAGCTCGTCGTCGAAGTCCCGGAGGCGGAGCCCGATGTGCTCCTCCGCGCCGAGGACATCGCGATCGACGTGCTGTACGAGGACGAGGACGTCGTCGTCGTGAACAAGCCCGCGGGTCTCGTCGTGCACCCGGCCCACGGACACAAGACAGGAACGCTCGTGAACGCGATGCTCGGACGCATCACGTCGACCACCGGACGCGAGAGCGGCCGCCCGGGCATCGTGCACCGGCTCGACAAGGACACGAGCGGCGTGATGGTCGTCGCGAAGACCGACGTCGCGCAGCTCGCGCTCGGGCGGCAGCTCCAGGCGAAGCGGTTCGCGAAGGAGTACCTGGCGCTCGTCTGGGGCGACCCTGGTGACAGCGCGACTGTCGTCGAGGCGCCCCTTCTTCGCGACGCGGAGGACCGGCGTCGGATGGTGGTGCGCGCCGGCGGGCGCGACGCGGTGACGCGCTTCGAACGCATCGCCGCATGGGGCGGCGGTGACCGCACCGCGCTCCTGCACGTCGAGCCGGTCACCGGACGCACGCACCAGATCCGCGTCCACCTCGCTTATGCGCATTTCCCTATCGTTGGCGACCCGGTGTATGGACGGCGCGGCGATACGAGCGGACTCGCGCGCCAGTTCCTCCACGCGTGGCGACTCACGGTCCGGCTGCCACACGCCGGCGAACGCACCTTCACGGCACCGCTCGCACCCGATCTCGTCGCGCACCTCGAGCGGCTCGGCCCGCCCGCATCGCGAACGGCCCTGTTCGTGGAGGTGTCGTGA
- the priA gene encoding primosomal protein N', translated as MTPRTAEVAVFAGVRGPARTFTYSVPDGLVLEPGHLVRVGFGPRSVAGVVIRLDAPYEGTLRAIDALVHPLPLLRSHQLALAAWIAAEYRSGIADAVRAMLPPALAARARVGLPTARGDRREAVFALTPAGREALASPTRIGARQLATLRALAAGAVSSAELTEAAGSAIAARALAKRGLVLEGARSVRRIPREFALGEDDAVRDATATAGQADALQTILGSLGTNAPFLLHGVTASGKTEVYLRAAARALAMGYGVIVLVPEIALTAQVVARFVARFGVRVALLHSALSAGERYDEWRRVLDGTADVVVGSRSALFAPLERPGLVIVDEEQEPSYKQESAPRYHAVDTALALGRIAGAVVVLGSATPRVTTYHAATTGALRLLPLPERVSDLSMPPTTIVDLRLELKAGNRGTLSRALRLALERTVARGEQAILYLNRRGFATVVLCRDCGYVVNCPACDIPFAYHIDGTLVCHRCGRRGTPPDRCSKCGSARIKHLGVGTQRVEEEVRAIVPKAALLRLDRDAVRLKGSHAALFERMRSRRAQVIVGTQMVAKGFDLPGVSLVGVVNADTILSLPDFSSSERTFQLLTQVLGRSGRGPAGGRGIVQTYLPDHYAVRAAAAHDYATFAEAELDGRKRFGYPPFAKLVLLQTQAKRADTVERRADAYAKTLRADAAGDAEVLGPAPAFAAKRAGAFRMQLVLRGARPQALLDRVPPSAEWTVDVDPVTLLG; from the coding sequence TTGACCCCGCGTACCGCCGAGGTCGCGGTCTTCGCCGGCGTTCGCGGCCCAGCGCGCACGTTCACCTATTCGGTGCCCGACGGTCTCGTGCTCGAGCCAGGGCATCTCGTTCGTGTTGGATTCGGACCGCGTTCCGTAGCCGGCGTCGTCATACGGCTCGATGCGCCATACGAGGGGACGCTCCGCGCGATCGACGCGCTGGTACACCCGCTCCCGCTGCTGCGATCGCATCAGCTCGCGCTCGCCGCGTGGATCGCGGCCGAGTACCGCTCCGGCATCGCGGACGCGGTCCGCGCGATGCTGCCGCCGGCGCTCGCCGCTCGGGCGCGCGTCGGTCTGCCCACGGCGCGTGGTGACCGGCGAGAGGCCGTCTTCGCCCTGACGCCGGCCGGTCGCGAGGCCCTCGCGAGTCCGACGCGCATCGGCGCGCGTCAGCTTGCGACGCTGCGTGCGCTCGCGGCGGGCGCCGTGAGCTCCGCGGAGCTCACCGAAGCGGCTGGAAGCGCGATCGCGGCGCGCGCGCTCGCAAAACGCGGCCTGGTGCTCGAGGGCGCGCGCAGCGTCCGGCGCATCCCGCGCGAGTTCGCGCTCGGCGAGGACGACGCGGTGCGTGACGCGACCGCCACCGCGGGCCAGGCCGACGCCCTACAGACGATCCTTGGCAGCCTCGGCACGAACGCGCCGTTCCTGCTGCACGGCGTGACCGCGAGCGGAAAGACCGAGGTCTACCTCCGCGCCGCGGCACGCGCGCTCGCGATGGGCTACGGCGTGATCGTGCTGGTGCCAGAGATCGCGCTGACCGCGCAGGTCGTCGCCCGGTTCGTCGCGCGCTTCGGGGTGCGGGTCGCGCTACTGCATTCGGCGCTGTCCGCCGGCGAGCGCTACGACGAGTGGCGGCGGGTCCTCGATGGAACGGCCGACGTCGTCGTCGGTTCGCGCTCGGCGCTCTTCGCGCCGCTCGAGCGGCCCGGGCTCGTGATCGTCGACGAGGAGCAGGAGCCCTCCTATAAACAGGAGAGCGCGCCGCGCTACCACGCCGTCGACACGGCGCTGGCACTCGGCCGGATCGCCGGCGCCGTCGTCGTGCTGGGGAGCGCGACGCCGCGCGTCACGACGTATCACGCCGCGACGACCGGAGCGCTGCGCCTCCTTCCACTCCCAGAACGTGTGAGCGACCTCTCGATGCCGCCGACGACGATCGTCGACCTTCGGCTCGAGCTCAAAGCCGGAAACCGCGGAACGCTCTCGCGCGCGTTGCGACTCGCGCTCGAACGCACGGTCGCGCGAGGCGAGCAGGCGATCCTCTATCTCAATCGCCGCGGCTTCGCGACCGTCGTGCTCTGCCGCGACTGCGGGTACGTCGTGAACTGTCCGGCCTGCGACATCCCCTTCGCCTATCACATCGATGGAACGCTGGTGTGCCACCGCTGCGGACGGCGCGGCACACCCCCGGACCGCTGCTCGAAATGCGGGAGCGCTCGGATCAAGCATCTCGGGGTCGGCACCCAGCGCGTCGAGGAAGAGGTGCGCGCGATCGTTCCGAAGGCCGCGCTGCTGCGACTCGATCGCGACGCGGTGCGCTTGAAGGGCTCGCACGCCGCCCTGTTCGAACGCATGCGATCGCGGCGCGCGCAGGTGATCGTCGGGACCCAAATGGTCGCGAAGGGTTTCGACCTTCCCGGTGTCTCCCTCGTAGGCGTCGTGAACGCCGACACGATCCTCAGCCTCCCCGACTTCTCATCGTCCGAGCGGACCTTCCAGCTTCTCACCCAAGTGCTCGGTCGATCGGGTCGCGGGCCCGCGGGCGGCCGGGGCATCGTGCAGACGTATCTGCCCGATCACTACGCGGTCCGTGCGGCCGCGGCGCACGACTACGCGACGTTCGCCGAGGCCGAGCTCGACGGCCGCAAGCGATTCGGCTACCCGCCGTTCGCGAAGCTAGTCCTCCTTCAGACGCAAGCGAAGCGCGCGGACACGGTCGAGCGGCGCGCGGACGCGTATGCGAAGACGCTACGCGCCGACGCTGCGGGCGATGCGGAGGTGCTCGGTCCGGCCCCGGCGTTCGCTGCGAAGCGAGCCGGAGCATTCCGCATGCAGCTCGTGCTGCGCGGCGCACGACCGCAGGCGCTCCTCGACCGCGTCCCCCCCTCGGCGGAGTGGACGGTCGACGTTGACCCGGTGACACTTCTCGGATGA
- the gmk gene encoding guanylate kinase, which translates to MSVDGKGLLVIISAPSGAGKDTVIDRLVQMQKLSDAVVYVTATSRKPRPGEVDGVRYYFYSPEKFRQEIEEGNFFEWSIVHGEFKGVRRDILGDTLRNHKIVIVKPDPQGMRKIKSQLPEALTIFIMPPSIEALQRRLEHRGTETPEQRAVRLRNAEIEMAATPEYDYVVVNEDGKIDETADQIADIIKKEAKRPRHYDL; encoded by the coding sequence GTGAGCGTCGACGGCAAAGGTCTGCTGGTGATCATCTCGGCTCCGTCCGGGGCGGGGAAAGACACCGTCATCGACCGGCTCGTGCAGATGCAGAAGCTGAGCGACGCCGTCGTGTACGTCACCGCGACGAGCCGCAAGCCGCGGCCGGGTGAGGTCGACGGCGTGCGGTACTACTTCTATTCGCCGGAAAAGTTCCGCCAGGAGATCGAGGAGGGCAACTTCTTTGAGTGGTCGATCGTGCACGGCGAGTTCAAAGGAGTCCGGCGCGACATCCTGGGCGACACGCTGCGCAACCACAAGATCGTGATCGTCAAGCCCGATCCGCAAGGTATGCGGAAGATCAAGTCGCAGCTGCCGGAGGCGCTGACCATCTTCATCATGCCGCCGTCGATCGAAGCGCTGCAGCGTCGCCTCGAGCATCGCGGCACCGAGACGCCGGAGCAGCGTGCGGTGCGTCTGCGGAACGCCGAGATCGAGATGGCGGCCACGCCGGAGTACGACTACGTCGTGGTGAACGAGGACGGCAAGATCGACGAGACCGCCGATCAGATCGCCGACATCATCAAGAAAGAGGCGAAGCGACCGCGGCACTACGACCTTTGA